attactcTAACAATAAATCTCTATGATCATTACCACATAGAGTAcaattaattgtataaaattttcaaaggtttagttatgtttaataggtatataatttgtattttaaaaatttaagtacTCATTTGGTTCTCAATTTGGAATCTATTTTTTGGTTCTCAGTTCGGTTTCTATTTTTCGGTTCCAAAAATAACCGAGCATATCCTATTAAGATAGATCGACTCGGTTTCTGTCTTTATAATTGTCATTTGGCCACGTGTTTACTATAGAATCGTAGAAGTTTGAACGCTGCCGACCAAAGTCCAAAATAGATTCGAATTTCAATGTAAGAAAGATGTCGAGGAAGCTGATTCCTAACCTTGGCATCTGCGACCCAACTCTGtttcttttctaaaatagagtttagaataaaaatgtttcaatggtattctattttttactctataatagtatgaacctattttttattctatatatagagtaatttttttatttttttcatcattttatttttcactttgAAATAGAATATCATTGGAACAACGtccaactctattatagagttattctattttagaggaataaATTGAGTAAACCACGAGAGTTACTTGCTCTTTTTTAGCCACTTGTTGTGCTTTCTTTGCAAAAGAAAGATCCTTCCatgtctctctttttcttttcttttttgtctcTGATCTTTCCATGTCTCATTCTCAGCTACTATTAGATAACAGTTTTTGTTATTGTCATTGTCATTTGCCAATGACATCAATTTCGCTGATTAATACAGCCAAGGcaactttttaaaatcaaaataggTGAATGGaagttaatttatttacttcttacgaaaaataaataatttagatGAACATAAGATTATAGACCCTATATTTTTGGAACAGGAGCCGAGATTATTAAAAGACAAATTTCACTGGTGATAACAAACATGTCACCAGTTTGGCAGTTTCATTAACTGTGGTGGTTTTTTGAACTTTAGATTACACAACTGAATTCAAAATATAAGGCTTTCGAGAGTCAAATTTTAGGACTTCCAAATCAAATGGATTACTCAACACGACAACGTCAAAATCAGACAAAAGAAGATAGCAGAAATATATTTAGATTACACAACTGAAGAAGATTGTTAACACTCTTAACGAAGCTCAAGTGCCTTCACAGGATGTCGTTGGTATGTGCTTCATCTCAATTACTTAGATGGAAATATTGTTttctgtttttcatttttttatgtcTGAGAAATCTAAGGGATGTGAATCTGTCTAGGAATCTTGATCTTGAAATTGGTAGAACATGATAAGGCCAATAACTACTTTGAAGATTTTATGAACTGATTTAAGTTCTTAAAAGACGTACTTGGATTTGGGAATacaaacaatttttgtatctacTGGCTATGTAGTGAACTTTTGGGtagatcaaaatatattaagatgTTGTTGTTACTCAAATTGTTTTTCATCTGCATTTCTGGTGCACATATGTTTTGGTTTATATAATGTTTGTAGCAATCGTTTTTGTTAATAACTAGCATACTATAAATTCTACAAATGCAGAGGTTGTGGTTAGCGCTCCATATGATTTTCTTCCTCTTGTTAAGAGCACATTGAGGTCTGACTTCCATGTTGCAGTGCTGAGATGCTTGTGAATTTGGACATCCCAAGGGTTATCCTTGGTCACTctgatattttgatattttacctcAATCCTACGTTTGTAGTTTGTCGGGGACAAGGTTGCCTAGACAAGGTTGCCTATGCACTTGCTCAAGGTTTGAAAGTGATCGCTTGTGTTGGTGAGACTCTTGAGCAGCGAGAGGCTGGGTCAACCATGGATGTTGTGGATGCCCAGAATCAAGCTATTGCTAATTTGTATATCTATTATATTGTCAAACACTTGTCATTGTTTATCTCCAAGCTGCATAGAAATGTTTTGCTGGCCGTTCTTCTTACaaagaacttttttttgttggcaATGGCAGATCGAGTGTCGAAGTAGTCGAATGTTGTTACAGCCTATGAACCAGTGTAGGCCATTGGAACCGGAAAGGTCGCCAGCCTAGCCCAAGCTCAGTAAGTTATTCTCTATGCGTGTGAGAGCTAAGCATTGTTGCTTATCGCCATGACTATACATGAAAACTTATATTCTTTCTCGTCTATGAACACAGGTACATGATAAGCTTAGGAAATGGCTAGCAAAGAACGTGAGTGATGACGTGGCTGCTACAAGCCTACAACCCGCATCGTATACGGAGGTAAACAATAAATAACATGTCATATGACAGTACTTTGATTCAAACCAAATTCCTCCACAAAGTTTCTTTGATACTTAGCTTGATTATCCAAATAAATGATCAGGATCCGTCAATGGTGGTAACTGCAAGGAGCTAGTTGGCCAGACCGATGTTGATGGTTTCTTGGTCGGTGGTGCTTCTCTAAAGGTACATTTATATTGTGTTTtgtcttttgtttgtttcagtCAAAACCATTAACTAatgtcttttcttcttctttcattgTTGCTTTTGCAGGCTTTGAGTTTAGAGCCATCGTTGCCCGAAGCGAATCATAAAATTTCttcactaaaaataataatacatattaCAATAGAGAATAAACATATAGATAATATAACTTCCAaacatattaattatataagaagtttatttttgtaaagaaatattaatCAAGTATTTATCATTcaattttgtaactatattttaaGATAAGATAAAACAAAccactcaatatttttttcataattaaataaagaaaaattttctAACTtcagttttttaatatttcaaaatgcATTCAAAACTAGAATCTCCAATATCTAATTACTCTAATTCTTTAACGATTAAAAATTATCT
The window above is part of the Brassica napus cultivar Da-Ae chromosome C8, Da-Ae, whole genome shotgun sequence genome. Proteins encoded here:
- the LOC106392606 gene encoding triosephosphate isomerase, cytosolic-like, whose protein sequence is MQRLCAEMLVNLDIPRVILGHSDILIFYLNPTFVVCRGQGCLDKVAYALAQGLKVIACVGETLEQREAGSTMDVVDAQNQAIANLSSVEVHDKLRKWLAKNVSDDVAATSLQPASYTEDPSMVSKPLTNVFSSSFIVAFAGFEFRAIVARSES